The sequence GCAGCATGGAATACAGTTGCGCCGTCGCGGGTGCCAAGCTCATCCTCGTCATGGGCCACACCTCCTGCGGAGCCGTCAACGCCGCGGTGGACCTCATTTGCAGTCACAAGACCGCCGCTGAAGCCACCGGTTGCGTGAACTTGGATTCCCTCATCTCCGAGATCCAACAATCGGTGGATATGGGCACCTGCAAGCAAGCAGACCAATGGCTGCCTGGGGAAAAAGCCGCTTATGCCAACGAGGTCTCACGCCGTAACGTCCTGCGCACCATGCGCATGATCCGCGAGCGTAGCTCCACCCTGGATGGTCTCGTCCGTGAGGGTAAGATCGCCATCGTGGGTGCCATGTATGACATCACCACGGGTAAAGTCTCCTTCTTCCAGACGGAGAACTCAAACAAGGACCCTCTGCCTATCGCCGTCGTCTCAATGGTTTAACGGCCTGAGTTTAGATCCAGGAGCCTGCCCGGAGGAACCCGATGGGCAGGCTACTTGACTGAACATTGTAAAAGTTGCCGATGTTAGGCAGCACCTGGGCCATGTCTGAAGCAGGCACGCCGAACCAGCGAAGCATTTCGGCAAACAAGGAATCGACCGAGGTCGTCGGGATGGTGCGGCCCCCATATCCCGTATCATCTGAGCTCTCCAACGTGAGATCGGGGAAGGTGCCATAAATACGCCCGCCCTGCACCGGGCCACCCATTACCAAGGCATTAGCTCCCCAAGCGTGATCCGTACCGCGTCCATTGCTGCGAAGCGTCCGGCCGAAGTCTGAAGCGCTGTAGGTGATGACGCTATCCTGAAGCGCCAAGTGGTCCAAGGCCCTTTGGAATCCTGCCAGGGCTCCATCCAGCAGAACGAGCATTTCAGCCTGCGTCTCCAGAAGCTCTCCATGGTGATCCCAGCCACCAAAACTGAGGAACAACGTCTGACGCTTGAGGCCCAGGGCTTGGCGAAGCGCAATCATCTTCGCCGCCGCGAGAAATTGCTGTCCTACCCAATTGCCTGCGGGAAAAAACCCACGTATCGAGCTGTCATCATAGTCATTGAATTGCTGGAGAAAGAACTCCTGCAGCTCGATGCTTTCTTTCGTCAGTTGCGCAAAGGATTGCTGAATCAGATTGGCATAACTCTGCTCAATGATACTGCGATGAGCCGCGTTCTTGAGGCGCATAGGATGCTGAGCCTCACTGATATCACTCCCCGTGAAAGTCAGTGCCCCACGATCCGTCACCACAAACTGAGTGGTGCTATTGCCCACCTGCCAGAGATTGTTGCCCGCGAGGGAGATATTCATCGAAATGCTGTTCGCATTGGCGACACCGTGCAAGACATCCGCAGCGCGGCCTGCCCAGCCGCTGAGTTGAGTCATGCCCTGTGGCACCGAGGTCTGCCATTGATCGATCTGGTCACTGTGAGAATACAACGCCCTCGGAAGCGGCACCGTCTCCGCCAGATACTCGGCTTTCGTCACAGGCTGGATCAATGTCCCCACATTGGAGATGAAAGCTGCCCGTCGTAGAGCGCCATCCCCCCCGAGACCATTGAAGAGCTCCTGCAAACCCGAACAACTGGGATGAATGCCATAAAGCTGACCGTCACCTCCATCTTGATTCAGCGCTCGGAGATCGTTCACTCCTAATGCCAGATTTCCCCGCGTGGTCGAGTAGATCGCATGGCGACCGCTATCACGCGGGACTAACCAATTGTAAGAATCATTCCCCCCATGAAGAAAAATGCACACCAGTGTCCGATAGTCCGTCGGCGCGTCTTGGGCTGCCGCATTGCCGGCCAATTTGAGGTTTAACAAAGTATTCATCATCGACACTCCGCTGAGCGCGGCACAGCCGGATTGACCGATGAAACGACGGCGTGAAACAAGTGAAGTATTCATAGACATCATTTCATCACAGCACCTTCAGGACAAACGAGCGCGAGGTAAGCCGCCACTTGAGCCCGAGCAGCCGTCTGTTCGGCGGGTATCTCACTCACTTTTTCCAAAATCAAAGCGCGAGTGCCAGGGCGCATGCGGCCTGCACAAAACAGGAGATTCAAATGATCCACCAAGGCTTCAGGACGTCCCGCCAAAGCCTCCTCACGCGATAAATCTAGCGGGAACCGATAAGTCTCCCAAAGCGAAAATCCCTCCATCAAAATCTGCCACAGCCGATTGGGAAAAGCGATGGAACTGAAGCTATCGGTAATCTGAAAAACGGGTGCCGAAAGCTGCTTTTGCGTCAGCAGACCCGGCGCTTTGTAATCAGGTCGATAAAAGTTAAAGACGCTCGGAGAGTAGGTCGGCTCCTGACGACTGGCATTGAAGAAATCTCCCCAGTCCCACCAAAGTAAATCAGGCACGTCCTTCATGCCAAAAGCCCGAGCTAAAGCCATGGCGCGAATCACTGGCTCTTTCAGGCGCCCATAGGAAGCTGCTTCGGTAAAACGTGGATCACGCGCCTCGTCATCGAGCAGGATGGCCTTCAGCACCGCCTTCAGATCACCACGCACGCCATTTCCGTTGTCGGCAAAAACGGCCGAAACTCGCGCCACGTAAGCGGGTGATGGGTTGTCCGTCACCATAAACTGAATGAGCTGCCGACTGATGAACACAGGAGTATTTGCGTGCTCGAAGAGATGACGCACTGCATCCCTCACGTCACGCAAAGCATTGTCATCTGTAGCCGCCCGCGCGGGGAGCACGCAGCCGCCTAACAACACCTTTTTACCAAAATCGTGATACTCACCGCGCAC is a genomic window of Prosthecobacter debontii containing:
- a CDS encoding DUF1501 domain-containing protein; this translates as MNTSLVSRRRFIGQSGCAALSGVSMMNTLLNLKLAGNAAAQDAPTDYRTLVCIFLHGGNDSYNWLVPRDSGRHAIYSTTRGNLALGVNDLRALNQDGGDGQLYGIHPSCSGLQELFNGLGGDGALRRAAFISNVGTLIQPVTKAEYLAETVPLPRALYSHSDQIDQWQTSVPQGMTQLSGWAGRAADVLHGVANANSISMNISLAGNNLWQVGNSTTQFVVTDRGALTFTGSDISEAQHPMRLKNAAHRSIIEQSYANLIQQSFAQLTKESIELQEFFLQQFNDYDDSSIRGFFPAGNWVGQQFLAAAKMIALRQALGLKRQTLFLSFGGWDHHGELLETQAEMLVLLDGALAGFQRALDHLALQDSVITYSASDFGRTLRSNGRGTDHAWGANALVMGGPVQGGRIYGTFPDLTLESSDDTGYGGRTIPTTSVDSLFAEMLRWFGVPASDMAQVLPNIGNFYNVQSSSLPIGFLRAGSWI